From one Musa acuminata AAA Group cultivar baxijiao chromosome BXJ2-6, Cavendish_Baxijiao_AAA, whole genome shotgun sequence genomic stretch:
- the LOC103988053 gene encoding probable serine/threonine-protein kinase At1g54610 isoform X1, translated as MGCICSKDIDLEEGAAIHRSKSLSRLATLTKKDEVVAAIIDVAINGSHCSTSRFASKIQDNAATTLSLSLDQGEKKVAAVADRTRKVQTHQRQATADVGAHREGSEAIGVSSNIQENLRIVDVPSGSAREHVAAGWPSWLVSVAGEAVKGWLPRKANSFKKLDKIGQGTYSNVYRARDLETGKIVALKKVRFFNMDPESVRFMAREIHILRKLDHPNVIKLEGIVTSRMSCNLYLVFEYLEHDLAGLAARPGIKFSEPQIKCYMRQLLEGLAHCHSHWILHRDIKGSNLLIDDNGILRIADFGLATFFRPDQKQQLTSRVVTLWYRPPELLLGATEYGAAVDLWSTGCILAELLAGKPIMPGRTEVEQLHKIFKLCGSPSDEYWRKSKLPHATVFKPQHQYRRCVAETFKDFPPSALSLLDSLLSIEPAKRGTAISALGSEFFLTKPFACDPSILPKYPPSKEYDAKLAAEARQRAEVVHGRGSECVRLGRRESKGMPVLDDNVEQKKWRAQANPKSISEKYDLQDDSVSGFPIEPPGGTSQNGFFQSGVHPNAFGSSRSKKVYYEELRPVPSRTYSSLRVPNDPQLKTQRSYRPQSGVADFADISGSFAARSTATSTYNRLDVAKPSEKHALDRPSSSQKKDGTIGRKDSTSGYGTRIKRIHYSGPLMPPGGNIEDMFKEHERQIQEAVRKARLDKVKNKK; from the exons ATGGGCTGCATTTGTTCCAAAGATATCGACTTGGAAGAGGGTGCGGCGATACATCGGAGCAAGTCCTTGAGTCGATTAGCTACCCTTACGAAGAAGGATGAGGTAGTGGCTGCCATTATCGATGTTGCAATTAACGGAAGCCATTGCAGTACTTCAAGATTTGCATCTAAGATACAGGACAATGCAGCCACCACCCTGTCTCTATCACTGGATCAAGGGGAGAAGAAGGTTGCCGCTGTTGCTGACAGGACTAGGAAAGTTCAGACGCATCAGAGACAGGCTACTGCAGATGTTGGAGCACATAGAGAAGGTTCTGAAGCTATTGGTGTCTCAAGTAATATACAAGAAAACTTAAGAATTGTAGATGTGCCCAGTGGGTCTGCAAGAGAGCATGTTGCAGCAGGCTGGCCTTCTTGGCTCGTGTCTGTGGCAGGGGAAGCAGTAAAGGGGTGGTTGCCAAGGAAAGCAAATTCATTTAAGAAATTAGACAAG ATTGGACAAGGAACTTATAGTAATGTTTACAGAGCCCGTGATCTTGAAACTGGCAAAATTGTTGCACTAAAAAAAGTGCGATTTTTTAATATGGATCCTGAAAGCGTCCGATTTATGGCTAGGGAAATTCATATTTTGCGTAAACTTGATCACCCGAATGTTATAAAGCTTGAAGGTATAGTTACATCACGGATGTCTTGCAACTTGTACCTTGTGTTTGAGTACCTGGAGCATGATCTTGCTGGACTTGCAGCAAGGCCTGGTATCAAGTTCAGTGAACCACAG ATTAAGTGTTATATGAGACAACTACTCGAAGGCCTTGCCCACTGCCATAGTCATTGGATTCTGCATCGAGATATCAAGGGTTCAAATCTATTAATTGATGATAATGGGATACTCAGAATAGCAGATTTTGGCCTTGCAACATTCTTCCGTCCTGACCAGAAACAGCAGTTAACAAGTCGTGTGGTAACCTTGTGGTATAGGCCTCCTGAGCTTTTGCTTGGTGCCACAGAGTATGGTGCTGCTGTTGATTTGTGGAGCACTGGTTGCATCCTTGCAGAACTACTTGCTGGGAAACCAATTATGCCTGGAAGAACCGAG GTGGAACAGCTGCACAAGATTTTCAAGCTCTGTGGTTCCCCATCAGATGAGTACTGGAGGAAGTCCAAGCTGCCACATGCAACCGTTTTCAAACCTCAGCATCAATATAGGCGTTGTGTTGCTGAGACCTTTAAGGATTTTCCACCTTCAGCTTTATCGCTTTTGGATTCTCTACTTTCTATAGAGCCAGCCAAAAGGGGAACTGCCATCTCAGCCCTCGGGAGTGAG TTCTTCTTAACAAAGCCATTTGCCTGTGACCCTTCAATTTTGCCTAAATATCCGCCGAGCAAGGAGTATGACGCTAAGCTTGCAGCTGAGGCGAG GCAAAGAGCAGAAGTTGTCCATGGACGTGGATCTGAATGTGTCAGGTTGGGAAGAAGAGAGTCCAAAGGAATGCCAGTGCTGGATGACAATGTGGAACAGAAG AAGTGGCGTGCACAGGCAAATCCCAAAAGCATCAGTGAAAAGTATGATCTGCAAGATGACAGTGTGTCTGGGTTCCCGATCGAACCTCCTGGAGGAACATCACAAAATGGATTCTTCCAATCGGGTGTACACCCTAACGCATTTGGATCCTCGCGGTCTAAGAAAGTGTATTATGAAGAGCTCCGGCCAGTTCCCAGCCGTACATACAGTTCGTTGAGGGTGCCAAATGACCCTCAGTTGAAGACACAGAGGTCATACAGGCCTCAGTCAGGGGTTGCGGACTTTGCTGACATCTCAGGTTCATTTGCAGCAAGAAGCACTGCAACCTCCACATACAATCGTCTTGATGTGGCTAAGCCCTCGGAAAAGCATGCTCTTGATAGGCCTTCCTCGTCCCAAAAGAAAGATGGAACAATTGGAAGAAAGGATTCGACATCC GGTTATGGCACAAGAATTAAACGGATACATTACTCGGGTCCATTGATGCCCCCAGGGGGAAACATTGAAGACATGTTCAAAGAACATGAGAGGCAGATTCAAGAGGCGGTCCGCAAAGCACGCCTCGATAAAGTCAAGAACAAGAAGTAA
- the LOC103988053 gene encoding probable serine/threonine-protein kinase At1g54610 isoform X2 yields the protein MGCICSKDIDLEEGAAIHRSKSLSRLATLTKKDEVVAAIIDVAINGSHCSTSRFASKIQDNAATTLSLSLDQGEKKVAAVADRTRKVQTHQRQATADVGAHREGSEAIGVSSNIQENLRIVDVPSGSAREHVAAGWPSWLVSVAGEAVKGWLPRKANSFKKLDKIGQGTYSNVYRARDLETGKIVALKKVRFFNMDPESVRFMAREIHILRKLDHPNVIKLEGIVTSRMSCNLYLVFEYLEHDLAGLAARPGIKFSEPQIKCYMRQLLEGLAHCHSHWILHRDIKGSNLLIDDNGILRIADFGLATFFRPDQKQQLTSRVVTLWYRPPELLLGATEYGAAVDLWSTGCILAELLAGKPIMPGRTEVEQLHKIFKLCGSPSDEYWRKSKLPHATVFKPQHQYRRCVAETFKDFPPSALSLLDSLLSIEPAKRGTAISALGSEFFLTKPFACDPSILPKYPPSKEYDAKLAAEARQRAEVVHGRGSECVRLGRRESKGMPVLDDNVEQKWRAQANPKSISEKYDLQDDSVSGFPIEPPGGTSQNGFFQSGVHPNAFGSSRSKKVYYEELRPVPSRTYSSLRVPNDPQLKTQRSYRPQSGVADFADISGSFAARSTATSTYNRLDVAKPSEKHALDRPSSSQKKDGTIGRKDSTSGYGTRIKRIHYSGPLMPPGGNIEDMFKEHERQIQEAVRKARLDKVKNKK from the exons ATGGGCTGCATTTGTTCCAAAGATATCGACTTGGAAGAGGGTGCGGCGATACATCGGAGCAAGTCCTTGAGTCGATTAGCTACCCTTACGAAGAAGGATGAGGTAGTGGCTGCCATTATCGATGTTGCAATTAACGGAAGCCATTGCAGTACTTCAAGATTTGCATCTAAGATACAGGACAATGCAGCCACCACCCTGTCTCTATCACTGGATCAAGGGGAGAAGAAGGTTGCCGCTGTTGCTGACAGGACTAGGAAAGTTCAGACGCATCAGAGACAGGCTACTGCAGATGTTGGAGCACATAGAGAAGGTTCTGAAGCTATTGGTGTCTCAAGTAATATACAAGAAAACTTAAGAATTGTAGATGTGCCCAGTGGGTCTGCAAGAGAGCATGTTGCAGCAGGCTGGCCTTCTTGGCTCGTGTCTGTGGCAGGGGAAGCAGTAAAGGGGTGGTTGCCAAGGAAAGCAAATTCATTTAAGAAATTAGACAAG ATTGGACAAGGAACTTATAGTAATGTTTACAGAGCCCGTGATCTTGAAACTGGCAAAATTGTTGCACTAAAAAAAGTGCGATTTTTTAATATGGATCCTGAAAGCGTCCGATTTATGGCTAGGGAAATTCATATTTTGCGTAAACTTGATCACCCGAATGTTATAAAGCTTGAAGGTATAGTTACATCACGGATGTCTTGCAACTTGTACCTTGTGTTTGAGTACCTGGAGCATGATCTTGCTGGACTTGCAGCAAGGCCTGGTATCAAGTTCAGTGAACCACAG ATTAAGTGTTATATGAGACAACTACTCGAAGGCCTTGCCCACTGCCATAGTCATTGGATTCTGCATCGAGATATCAAGGGTTCAAATCTATTAATTGATGATAATGGGATACTCAGAATAGCAGATTTTGGCCTTGCAACATTCTTCCGTCCTGACCAGAAACAGCAGTTAACAAGTCGTGTGGTAACCTTGTGGTATAGGCCTCCTGAGCTTTTGCTTGGTGCCACAGAGTATGGTGCTGCTGTTGATTTGTGGAGCACTGGTTGCATCCTTGCAGAACTACTTGCTGGGAAACCAATTATGCCTGGAAGAACCGAG GTGGAACAGCTGCACAAGATTTTCAAGCTCTGTGGTTCCCCATCAGATGAGTACTGGAGGAAGTCCAAGCTGCCACATGCAACCGTTTTCAAACCTCAGCATCAATATAGGCGTTGTGTTGCTGAGACCTTTAAGGATTTTCCACCTTCAGCTTTATCGCTTTTGGATTCTCTACTTTCTATAGAGCCAGCCAAAAGGGGAACTGCCATCTCAGCCCTCGGGAGTGAG TTCTTCTTAACAAAGCCATTTGCCTGTGACCCTTCAATTTTGCCTAAATATCCGCCGAGCAAGGAGTATGACGCTAAGCTTGCAGCTGAGGCGAG GCAAAGAGCAGAAGTTGTCCATGGACGTGGATCTGAATGTGTCAGGTTGGGAAGAAGAGAGTCCAAAGGAATGCCAGTGCTGGATGACAATGTGGAACAGAAG TGGCGTGCACAGGCAAATCCCAAAAGCATCAGTGAAAAGTATGATCTGCAAGATGACAGTGTGTCTGGGTTCCCGATCGAACCTCCTGGAGGAACATCACAAAATGGATTCTTCCAATCGGGTGTACACCCTAACGCATTTGGATCCTCGCGGTCTAAGAAAGTGTATTATGAAGAGCTCCGGCCAGTTCCCAGCCGTACATACAGTTCGTTGAGGGTGCCAAATGACCCTCAGTTGAAGACACAGAGGTCATACAGGCCTCAGTCAGGGGTTGCGGACTTTGCTGACATCTCAGGTTCATTTGCAGCAAGAAGCACTGCAACCTCCACATACAATCGTCTTGATGTGGCTAAGCCCTCGGAAAAGCATGCTCTTGATAGGCCTTCCTCGTCCCAAAAGAAAGATGGAACAATTGGAAGAAAGGATTCGACATCC GGTTATGGCACAAGAATTAAACGGATACATTACTCGGGTCCATTGATGCCCCCAGGGGGAAACATTGAAGACATGTTCAAAGAACATGAGAGGCAGATTCAAGAGGCGGTCCGCAAAGCACGCCTCGATAAAGTCAAGAACAAGAAGTAA
- the LOC103988053 gene encoding probable serine/threonine-protein kinase At1g09600 isoform X3 — translation MDPESVRFMAREIHILRKLDHPNVIKLEGIVTSRMSCNLYLVFEYLEHDLAGLAARPGIKFSEPQIKCYMRQLLEGLAHCHSHWILHRDIKGSNLLIDDNGILRIADFGLATFFRPDQKQQLTSRVVTLWYRPPELLLGATEYGAAVDLWSTGCILAELLAGKPIMPGRTEVEQLHKIFKLCGSPSDEYWRKSKLPHATVFKPQHQYRRCVAETFKDFPPSALSLLDSLLSIEPAKRGTAISALGSEFFLTKPFACDPSILPKYPPSKEYDAKLAAEARQRAEVVHGRGSECVRLGRRESKGMPVLDDNVEQKKWRAQANPKSISEKYDLQDDSVSGFPIEPPGGTSQNGFFQSGVHPNAFGSSRSKKVYYEELRPVPSRTYSSLRVPNDPQLKTQRSYRPQSGVADFADISGSFAARSTATSTYNRLDVAKPSEKHALDRPSSSQKKDGTIGRKDSTSGYGTRIKRIHYSGPLMPPGGNIEDMFKEHERQIQEAVRKARLDKVKNKK, via the exons ATGGATCCTGAAAGCGTCCGATTTATGGCTAGGGAAATTCATATTTTGCGTAAACTTGATCACCCGAATGTTATAAAGCTTGAAGGTATAGTTACATCACGGATGTCTTGCAACTTGTACCTTGTGTTTGAGTACCTGGAGCATGATCTTGCTGGACTTGCAGCAAGGCCTGGTATCAAGTTCAGTGAACCACAG ATTAAGTGTTATATGAGACAACTACTCGAAGGCCTTGCCCACTGCCATAGTCATTGGATTCTGCATCGAGATATCAAGGGTTCAAATCTATTAATTGATGATAATGGGATACTCAGAATAGCAGATTTTGGCCTTGCAACATTCTTCCGTCCTGACCAGAAACAGCAGTTAACAAGTCGTGTGGTAACCTTGTGGTATAGGCCTCCTGAGCTTTTGCTTGGTGCCACAGAGTATGGTGCTGCTGTTGATTTGTGGAGCACTGGTTGCATCCTTGCAGAACTACTTGCTGGGAAACCAATTATGCCTGGAAGAACCGAG GTGGAACAGCTGCACAAGATTTTCAAGCTCTGTGGTTCCCCATCAGATGAGTACTGGAGGAAGTCCAAGCTGCCACATGCAACCGTTTTCAAACCTCAGCATCAATATAGGCGTTGTGTTGCTGAGACCTTTAAGGATTTTCCACCTTCAGCTTTATCGCTTTTGGATTCTCTACTTTCTATAGAGCCAGCCAAAAGGGGAACTGCCATCTCAGCCCTCGGGAGTGAG TTCTTCTTAACAAAGCCATTTGCCTGTGACCCTTCAATTTTGCCTAAATATCCGCCGAGCAAGGAGTATGACGCTAAGCTTGCAGCTGAGGCGAG GCAAAGAGCAGAAGTTGTCCATGGACGTGGATCTGAATGTGTCAGGTTGGGAAGAAGAGAGTCCAAAGGAATGCCAGTGCTGGATGACAATGTGGAACAGAAG AAGTGGCGTGCACAGGCAAATCCCAAAAGCATCAGTGAAAAGTATGATCTGCAAGATGACAGTGTGTCTGGGTTCCCGATCGAACCTCCTGGAGGAACATCACAAAATGGATTCTTCCAATCGGGTGTACACCCTAACGCATTTGGATCCTCGCGGTCTAAGAAAGTGTATTATGAAGAGCTCCGGCCAGTTCCCAGCCGTACATACAGTTCGTTGAGGGTGCCAAATGACCCTCAGTTGAAGACACAGAGGTCATACAGGCCTCAGTCAGGGGTTGCGGACTTTGCTGACATCTCAGGTTCATTTGCAGCAAGAAGCACTGCAACCTCCACATACAATCGTCTTGATGTGGCTAAGCCCTCGGAAAAGCATGCTCTTGATAGGCCTTCCTCGTCCCAAAAGAAAGATGGAACAATTGGAAGAAAGGATTCGACATCC GGTTATGGCACAAGAATTAAACGGATACATTACTCGGGTCCATTGATGCCCCCAGGGGGAAACATTGAAGACATGTTCAAAGAACATGAGAGGCAGATTCAAGAGGCGGTCCGCAAAGCACGCCTCGATAAAGTCAAGAACAAGAAGTAA